In Motacilla alba alba isolate MOTALB_02 chromosome 2, Motacilla_alba_V1.0_pri, whole genome shotgun sequence, the DNA window TGTTCAAGGAGCATCCCTCATAAGGATGAAGGAGTGGCCAAAGCACAGGATTTCTGGCATAGCAGGAGTTACCTGGGCCAGATTCCCACTATGCTGAACCCCTCCAGCAATGCAGAACACAATCTCAAACTACTAACAGCAGTCATCCTGCTGCTAGGCAGCAAGGCCTATGCTTCTCTAACAATTCcatttcttccccaaaaaaCTGTGGGACAAAGTgaagagcagcctgtgctgaagagcagctccatggctgCAGGTAAAATAGAACAAGCACAGGACAGAGCAGTCAGTGCAGTGTTACCCAGGTGAGCCAGCACAGTCTCACCTCCTCAAAGAATATGCTTCTGCTTACACTAAATTACTTTTAGCCAAAGGCAAGGAGACAGATCAATAATGGATATGAACTGGAACAACTGACAAAAGCAGCATAGAAAATATGCTGGTATTAACTGATAAATCCACATTATAAAGGCTGAAAGTGAAGTGACATTTGCTACTAGCTCTAACTCCTAGAAATAGGTTGCTGAGGTTCTATAAAAAATCTACTGAAACACTGCACACAAAATCTAGAGAGATTAAATATTACATTCAACACACACCATTGACAATTactatttcaaaagaaagagtGATTGAGtggaggaagagagggagaaaacagaataaagacGTACCTTTCTGGCATTAGATGATATTGTATTTGCCATCAAGCTTTCCAGATAACTGCTCAGGCTAATGCCTTTAACAGTAATAATTGCTTCTTGGGTTAGCACAGTCCTGTAAGGGAATAAAGAAAGGTTAACACCTAAGCTGAACTGGATGATCAAACTGTCTTCTAGACACAAAGACACACACAAATTTCCCTACTTACTTTTCCGGGTTTTCTGGATGAGGTGTGTAAACCAGTCTCTCGTCAACAGACACCAAGTTTGTGAGTGTAATCTTAAGAacaaaaacagagctgaaatcGTCACTTCCcacctttcatttttctgttatcAGCAGCACTACTCAATAGCAGAGCAGTCAATTTAATGTCAAAATACTGTACACAGAATATCAAACACAGAAGCCAGTCAATAAAAAGACCTATAAAGGGTGACACATCTTCTCCTATCCTGATCTAATTATTTCAGAGTTCCCATTCACAGGACAGAGCACCAACAGCTTTCTCCGAATGTCGAGTCTGATTTATGGCCAGAGATTAAGAGAGGCTCCTCCAGACCCCCCACAGCACTACCTGGCCTAGACAGAAAATTAatgctcaggaagaaaaaagcctcTTGTACAGAGACAAGGCCCTCCCACAGACAACCTCACATTAAATCTGAGAGTTACAAGTTACCAGGATACCAAAATATAGCACAATACTTCATTTACATTCTATTAAAAAAGGCATTCCACAGTAAAATTTTTGTTGGAAATGGCAGAACTCATTCATCTAAAAGTCATACTATTTTGCATGCGTTCTGAGAAATaatcttaaattaaaattaaaaacagaatcaCAAATGTTTGATCATGAAGTATTTAAAtctggagaagaagaaaaagggaagggaaaaagagtcATCAAGGACACTGATTAAGACCTGTAAATTGTTGCCTCCAATGAAAGACACAGATACACTTCTAATCTAAATGTTAAGAGTAAAACATCCAACTTCCAGAACTAATTATCAGAAACTTCTTAAGCCACCACTCACATTAGTTGAGCAAAGCTCCATCTTCTTTTCCACTGGATCTACTACAGAACGCTCCTCTATGTAAGTCAGAGTTCTACTTGTTCCTAATatctgaaggggaaaaaaaatgttaagtaCCAAAATCCAACCAGCAAACTGAACCTTAAAACACATAAATGCCAAGTTCTCAGTGACcccaaataaatacaaattcatGGATATCAGGGGATTGTGATCAGCGGCGACACTTCATTGTCTAGAATGTATCAGCCACAGAGCATGGCACAGACCAGCCTGGAAGGCattcacagacacacacaaattTCAGCTTTGACTTCGAAGTCAGCTCCAATTCACAGGATGACAAAAAAGGGATCACACCCTTAATAAAGAATGAAGGCTGCAAAAACGTACCGCTTTGACAATACTGGGCAATCCCCACTCCGTGCTGAGAAGGCGGTGACTGTGCAGCCTCCCCTGGTTATCCAGGCTCCTATCGAGGACATCTACTCCTACCACACACGGATTCATGGGGTTGGGGTACTTCCTCATAGCAGCTTTGATCACAGTATCCCAGGGATGCCTGCGAAAGGAAGAGGTGAGAGTATTTGTAAGTATTTTGTATTGAATCGCAAGTAATCACACGATACTACATCAGGATACAGGTTGTGCAATATGGTACAGGCTTCACAGCTCCCAGAAGTCcttatacatacatacatacagcTATGCTTGGAAAGGCAACACTGAtacaaaaacagaagaaaaaaggaaatgcttctCTCCAGACTGAAGCGAGGAATTATTAACACAATACtaagaaaaatgaaggcaaGGGGCAACAGTCACTCGCTGCTACAAGTGACATTCCAAGGAGTGCCCAAAGAGATGGTGGAAATCCCAGCTCATTCCAGAACTCCACCAGGAAAGCAACCTCACCTACCACTTAAGCTTGCCCTGCTTGGAGAAGAGGGCTAGGCTACATGACCTCCAGGAGTCTACTCCACCACAAATTTGTCTGTACTTCTAAGCATACCAAATAAATGAAAGAGGACATCACTAGCTTCTGCTCCTTcctatgacaaaaaaaaaaaaaaaaaaagcaaagtgaaattAAGTCCTACTAAAAAAAGGATGATTGGGAAGTTCAAAATAACGAAACAGATTTTTAGAAACCCCACCAGCTCACAGCCTGATGTCTGCACCTACACTACTGCTTCCATCAGTTTGTTAGCATGAATTCCACTCATGGATATTCTTCTCAGAACtgtttttacaaaacaaattttgatAACCTCAGATTCCTGGGATTGGAGCAGTCCTGCTACACAAGACCAGACTGTCCACACAGTTCTTGAGGTACTTCAGATATTTCCTGCTGAA includes these proteins:
- the PRELID3A gene encoding PRELI domain containing protein 3A isoform X2, which translates into the protein MKIWSSEHVFGHPWDTVIKAAMRKYPNPMNPCVVGVDVLDRSLDNQGRLHSHRLLSTEWGLPSIVKAILGTSRTLTYIEERSVVDPVEKKMELCSTNITLTNLVSVDERLVYTPHPENPEKTVLTQEAIITVKGISLSSYLESLMANTISSNARKGWDAIEWIIQNSESALS
- the PRELID3A gene encoding PRELI domain containing protein 3A isoform X1; the protein is MKIWSSEHVFGHPWDTVIKAAMRKYPNPMNPCVVGVDVLDRSLDNQGRLHSHRLLSTEWGLPSIVKAILGTSRTLTYIEERSVVDPVEKKMELCSTNITLTNLVSVDERLVYTPHPENPEKTVLTQEAIITVKGISLSSYLESLMANTISSNARKGRDALEWVISKLNSELEELKSTREGIKPAMAAASTEK